The genomic region ccAGCCTGGCTTTCATCCTTTAATATTACTGCATGGACCATAAACACTAGAAATTTCTGAACTATGTAACACAAAGGAAAATACACCTTACTGCAAGAATTCATCCAAGTTTTCAATATGAGCTTGAGTTTATTTGAAGCATTTACCTTCAGTGGAAAAATCATTTGTTTCAGTTGTCTCTATGACCTCCATTTCAGCAACCACGTCAGGATTTACCTGTGGTGACTCCTCAACCTTTTTGGCCTATTGCAAAACATCTATGGGTAAATACAGTGATTGTTTAAACcaaaaataatagtaaatgtTAGTTAGGCATCAAATCAAATGCTAATTCCAAGGGAAAAAAATCTATCTACAAATAGGAATTGATAATTCTATCAAAGAAGACATACAAAGTGCTTTAAAAACCATTTTGATTTCCATATAAGGTTGTGTTTATTACTGAACCACTATGTTTTAACAGTGCTTTGTTTTTCTACCTTTTCTAACTCATGACATCTAGAGTTTGTTCAAAAAGTCAAGTGACTCCATGGTGAAAGTAACATGGTATCTGCCTCTCGTGCTAATATGAAACGAAGACCAAatcaatcaagtattaaacaATTATCTTCACAAATCACAGCCAGAAAGACAACTATTCTAGATTTAACTTATCCTTGAGCTCATTTATATTTCTAACCACGAAAATCTTGTTAAGATTACGGTGGATGGTATTAAcaaatcaaatttgaaaaatcattgacaaatgaatacatttcaAACCAAATACTTGACATGATACATTTTGATCTCGTGTAATCATAGAATAATTTTGCATCTTGAAAGGAACACTAGACAACAATGTACAAAAAGAACATAATTGCCACAGCTTCAAGCAAGTAAAAACCTTAACAATTTAAATAACACTGAAGAAAACGGAGTAGATAAGACAATGAAGGTTTAGAACTTACAAGAATTCCTTCAAGATCCTTCGAAGAATATGCATGTACAAGCTTCCCTCTTTCTCTTTTCTTATATCTAAGAACCGGAAAAAGTAAAATAAGAACAAATAACATCAAGCACTAATTAAATAATTGGCAATAATCTCCTACCAGACCACTAAATAAACATAGAACTAATGTACCAACCTTCCCTGCGGCCGGGTAGCCTTAACAACTTGTTCTTCAGTGTCATTAGGCTCATCCCTCTTTGTTTCCACTTGATTTTCATTCTTTTCAGCTGTTCAGAAAAGTTAAATTACTCATCAATCAAAAACAACCTACTAAGTATAAATATGAGAGGAATTTTCTCTGGGTATCAATCATACCTTCATCGTTGGTTTGCACTGCTTGCTTctaaaaagttaaaaagaaaaagaaaaatgagctTTGCATCAAATTGAACACAGTAATAGACAATCAAAGTCAGAATGAAATACGCACCACTTTCAATCCTTTGAGAATACTATCAAACTGAGCTGTATCAAAAGCCCACGGATTTGGCTTATCTAATCCAATACCTGCtccatatttttcaaaaataaataaaattccaatatTAAAAGTATTTTTCACCATCTCCTCCTATTCTAATTCCCTGGAAAATTAATTCAATATCTATAATTcaataaacaaatcaactagctTATAACCAATGTTACCTCAAATTCGGATCAGTCCGGTACAAGGATACAAGAACAAAAACTAGAACACAATTTGCTACTTCTATAAAGCGTAATTCGATAGGGATAATCGTCTCAAATTTGTTTAGTAGAGACATAAAACAATTTATGAGAATATTATaaacagagagagagagagagagttttTGTGCTTAGATAAATACATACTTCTAAATACATACATTCTGAAATTTGTGAATTGTTTTATAATAAACTCTATACGATTGTGATAGTTAAAACAAACTTGGATCGCATTTCCGGTAACAgagctttaaaaaaaaaaaagattgagagacaaaaaaataataattatgaaaaaaagaaaacaattaaAAACGAACCGGTAGTATCCTGCTTGTTTTTAACTCTAACGTGACCTTTGATCCCTTGTTTATCTTTCCCAAGACCTTCTCCTTCTTCCCACCCCTAACCGGGCCATTCaaacaacaaaacaaaacaaatcaCAAAACACGCCTGCATACGAGCAAAATATACGTACAGGGATACGTACCATTTGCTTCATGAGGCGAAAAGCAGCAGATTGGCGAGCGACGCCGACATAGCAGAGAGGAGCTTCGGGTGCGGCCATTttcgcttttttttttttctttttaattcctctCTGCTACGCCGACGACTGTACTGAAGCGTTGTTTTTAGAATGTTAAAGAAGGGAAAAGTGAAGAAAGGTGTTCGAGTGGGAGGTCTCAGAACAAAAACCCTAGGTGGAAGTGAGGGAATATTTAGTGCTTCGAGGATTTATGGATTTTGATGGACCTGTGGTGATCTAGCGGTGGATATTTGATTAAGATGGGAATACGGAATTATGGGGTGTAGGGTTGGACTGTGGGTCCCTTTTTGATCAAGTTTTCAGTGATGCGTGGATGATCCGATGGTTGTAAAGCGCTTATTCTGTTTAAGCTTTGGCATTTCACACCATGCAAACCGTGCCGTTTCAATGATTCTTCaattattttgtttaattttgtttAGGTCAAATATGTCATAAAGTCCAATaattatcaatttagtctctgaatttatctatttaattttcaatcttaaaattttagttaaattggtaatattaataattttattaaatttgttggtgtaatatttaaaaataaaaaatcttacTTAATAACCATACAAattaacttgaatttaataaaataataatattaaaagttgAATTTCTGCTTAAAATTTGTATAtcactaattaataaaaatttttaaatataaattatttatttattattttatattaatttcaaGAGATATATTTAAAGGCTCAATTCACATTCcactatttttatttatatttaatgatatatttaattaacaattttattatatattctaattaatttTTAACATCATTTTTAGAATTACTCACAACTCCTCCTTAATCCATCAATTATAAATAATATCTATATCAATTAAGTTGAGATTGAACCCACATCTCTTCAATATATTTTACTAACAAACCGATGTAATATTCATatctaatttttcaattttttaataatatatttaaaaatttaagtgtaCTTTACTCTTAACAAATGTCATGGTAAATTTAATTTCAAGACTTCGGaaaagaaattataaataattattttaatacaactgtttattattaattaaataaattatagaaGAATTTTGAAGTCCCCAGAGTTAGCGGGGATCCATGCTAGTTATATAAACATCAATTTACCCATTAATGATCCAGCATCAGCACAAAGAAGGCTGATTCTAGAACCGGGTCAGCCATTGTCCTTGTTTACTCTCTCTTGGCCGGGTTTTCTTTGTAATCTCCGGCGATTTTTTGGGTGCAAGCCACAAAACCAgcaattttttcttcttttccgaTGATGGGGTCTATGCTCGGTGACCTGCCGTCATTTGACCCCCACAACTTCAGCCAACTTCGTCCCTCCGATCCTTCTAATCCTTCTGTAAGTAACCTCATAATCCCTTTTAACCTAACCCCATTTTCCATAACATGTGAATTTTGTTTCTGGGTTTGAATTGCAATGAATTAATCCCCACATGCAGTTTAGATAAATAGTGAAAAACCTTTTACATTTTTATGTTTAGGTTTCTGGGTTTACCCTGATATGATGTTATTGttgtctgttttttttttttttgaaaagtattTATTATTCATGAATTTCGGACCTTAATTGTCAGATCTTTTTGGATAAAGTAGTTTGTGGTTACAAATGAATAGGGGTTTAATTTTAAATGTTTCATAGAATTCCAACTCTGGTATTCCTACACTTTGGTTTTTTTTAATGGTTTGCATTGCaagatatatttattatttagatGTTGATTAATCTAATTGATTGTTGTGTAATGTTTCTATATGAAGCATGTAAATAATGCTAATACTTGTTATTATTTGTTTGCTAAAGTTATAATTATATGTTCACACAAGGatcatgctttttttttttttgcatgggATGATGATGGAGTTTCCTTTAAAACTTCAAGTTCATGCTTTAGAAGCTTTATTATCTTGCTGTGTATGTGGTAGTTTTAGTTCTTAGAGCTGGTTCTTAACAATGGTAACAAAGACAAGTTCTATGATTAAGACACAAATGAGAATTTGTTTCTATGTGGGTATACACATGGATAGACAACTAGATATTAGACGTATTGGTATTTATGTATTGGTTTTTTTGTTCCAATGGTTTACAGTGGTTCCTTGCCTATCTGTTTAACCATTTTTGAGTAAAAGCTTAGACTGGTTGAAAGGTCGAaatggtttaaaaaaaaaaaacaattttcacCTTCCCTTCTATCTTTTTGAGCTATTTCAGCATGTGAGATGCTATAATATTCATGGAGTTCATATTGAGCTCCTCTATGTTTTAATCTGAACAGTTATATTATGACAAATGAGTCTTTTTGCTGTCATTGGTTAGCCTTTAACTAAAATTACAGACTTCCCTTGTATGGATTTTATTTTGCTTGAACATTTTCGGGGCATAATTTGCTTCAAGTTTTTTTTGCTAGAAAGTGGTACCTACCACCTACCGCCCCACACATAGCCGGACTTCTCCACCTCCTGATCAAGGTATCGAACATTTCCCTTTCCGTTCCTTTTTTCTTTCTATCAGATTTCTTGATTGGTAGTGATTTGGTTCATCAGTCTAACTTTGGATGACACTGAGCAGCAAAGTGTTTTGGATATTTCAGGTTCAAATCACAACAAATTGGTATTGAAGTCAATTATTAGAAATCAATTGGTGTTGTTTTTCGTAATAGCTTTTGGTAATGCTAGCATTACCAAGAGCTTTGGTGTGAGAATGTCATTGAAGATGGATGAAAAATTCAATGTTAGAAAAGTAGTCTTATTACGGTTCTTTCTTGTTTCAAGTTTTTTTGATTGGTTAAACTCAGTTTATCAGTCTAATTTCTAAGTGGATTACTTTTAGCAGCTTCTGCTTCAATGTGTTTTGGATATTTTTGGTCTGAATCCTTGAAAACTGGGGTCGAGCAAATTCTTGGAAATTGATTGGCTTTGTTGTTCATAATGTCTTTCAATCTAGCACTAGGAAGAGTTTGATGCGGGATGATGTCGAATATGGATGTCAACTAATTTGATGGTAGAAAAGATTTTAGCCTTTGTCATGTAAAAATAGAGTTGTTCTTATCTCCTTCTCAATAGCCATTGTTGTGTAAGATAAACTCTTACACGCCAAACGTTACAATATTTTTTACTGTCAAATTTGTTAACATCCATCTTTGATGTCATCCTTTTACCCAAACACTTGCTAATCTTAAGATTATCAAAAGCCATGACGAAATGATTGTTATTGCACCCGAACTCTTGCTAGTCTTAAGATTATGGATAAGCTCACAGCACAAAATGCCTCAACCGGATTCCCAAGTGTTTCTCATTAGCTAACGATAGTACACAACTAAAACCTGACCCAAGAGACAATTTACGAAACTTAAAATCTTATCTTTTCATTCTTTTCATTTTCACTCTCTCATCCCTCTGCCAAAACCAAGCATCAGTGCACCCCTACCATCTTTAATTGTCAACAACCAACTTCATCTCCCAATTGCCAACTTGTCTTACACTTTGCAAACTTCTTTAGTTGAAAATTTCAGCTAGTTTCGATAAATATAAAGTTACTAGTGATTGAAATTgcattatgatgcaaaatgtcacAGCTCATTGGCTAAATCCTTGAGTTTTTAAGTTGAATACGATTTTTAGTTCACCTTTGAACAGCTTCTTTTTTTGAGACTGACTTCTGAAGCACTTTTTTACAGTTATAACTACCGAAGCCAAGAATATACTTATTAGAAATTTTTACCAGCGTGCCGAGGAGAAGGTCAGTAATTCATTTATGATTTTCCATGGTCATAGTTTGAAACTCATAGACACATGCATAA from Gossypium arboreum isolate Shixiya-1 chromosome 1, ASM2569848v2, whole genome shotgun sequence harbors:
- the LOC108464960 gene encoding DET1- and DDB1-associated protein 1-like isoform X2; the encoded protein is MMGSMLGDLPSFDPHNFSQLRPSDPSNPSKVVPTTYRPTHSRTSPPPDQVITTEAKNILIRNFYQRAEEKLRPKRAATEHPTPEHGCKQPRASTT
- the LOC108464960 gene encoding DET1- and DDB1-associated protein 1-like isoform X1, with product MMGSMLGDLPSFDPHNFSQLRPSDPSNPSKVVPTTYRPTHSRTSPPPDQGSNHNKLVLKSIIRNQLVLFFVIAFGNASITKSFGVRMSLKMDEKFNVRKVVLLRFFLVSSFFDWLNSVYQSNF